From Xiphophorus couchianus chromosome 7, X_couchianus-1.0, whole genome shotgun sequence:
CAGCTCAGCTTCAAAGGTGATCTGTTCTCTGTCAAACCAAACAGGAGGGAAAAAGCCCTTAATCCTGTGCGTACCACGCACGAAtgtccccagcaccgaagtcctgatataaatctcgccgactcccctggagtttcttcctcccacattccagctgccgtttccatggagatgctaattttatggcttttgtgtgctcttaagcagacagtggaaggcgtctgcttgtctccttggaCCTCTCTCTGGGTCccacaaaacctgtttttcaaataagagtgctTAATATACCTTTACACCTGTTGTAAGATTAAGTGTatttttagcactaaaataatcatttttccttaacaaaaCCAACAATGAAAGATTAATATCAACAgagatttttaaattcagtaGCAACTTGTATATCTCCAAATTCTCAGAACAAAAATCTCTcaccttttttaaacaaattaaaacatttatccCTAAAATAGAAGATAGTTACAAACAAACCTGTGACAACAATATTACAATAGAAGAACTTCATAAGGCTGTTAATCATTAACCAAAGCACCGGGTCCAGATGGACTGACTGGAAACTTTTAGAAACACTTTTgggaagacataaaaatattactgcatcaggtttttacagaaatgtttaaaaatcatacaATACAAGGAATTATTATATGTATCCCCAAACCAGACAAGGATCCAAGATTTATTGAGAATAGAAAATGTATTGCTCTCAGAAATTCAGATTATAAATTACTAACATCCATATTTACCAAACATCTAAACATTATTACAGAATCACAATCTGGAAGGAAGATCAACAATACGAGACCTGGCCGAATATTGGGACATGATCAGTAATGATCAATAATGATGTCTTTATTCTCTTCCTTTCTTAAAGCCTGACTGTTTAACTTCAGTTCTTACTCTCAGTTCTTGAATATTTAGGATTTGTAGTAAAATGTCTGAATGTAATTAGAGGTCTCTATGGTAACattaaaggtaaaggtaattttatttatagcgcattttcagcaacagggcaatacaaagtgctttacaggaattaaaaggaaatacaaacaaaaggaaagagcagacgaagaaaaagaatctaatgttgatccaaagtaaataaactagatactctTATTCAGtgttggtagataagtataagtaagtatcttctggtctaatttcttttctggGTTGGGAGAttaggagtctaaaaagtaattgctaaggtagtttttcttCTGGTTTCCAAGTTCTAATTCTCGTTCTGGGTTGttaaataagtgtaagtaagtatcctctggactTCTGGGTTGCTAGTTAACTAtaagtattctctggactttctaagtatgctctaaatttgtaaaagtcacgagtactccacagtttctaagtaataataaaaactaagtgTTCTGGAAGATTTCTTTCTTGGATTCCAAGTTCGTtgtaattccttttctgggttgcaatAATAGGAGTCTCTCTGCATaacaatctaaaaaataatctaatattgATCTAAAATAGTGAGTACTCtacagtttctaaaaaataacctgaagagttactaataaattaataaactaGCGTCTCTGGATtccaagtttgttctaattccttttctgggttaaaagtgagtactcaggatgtgctgtggtggcgcaggggttggGCGCAACCCACATGGGGAGGCCTTGGTCCTCAGCGCAGCTgccgcaggttcgattcccggcctggcgacttttgccgcatgtcttcccccttctctcattacccactttcctatcaaataaaggccactagagccaataaaaccttttaaaaaataaaaaaagtgaatactccacagtttctaacaaaataaaataaaaaagaggaaatgacacATTAGGTaacattcagacaaaataaagacatgAGTGAAGGAAGTGACATCACAGGGCCATGAAACCACGTTGCTCAGCCTCCCGGCAGAAGTCAGGTAAGATGTTGTTATCAAGGCATGTCCTTGGGAGCGCtcagctccacagctgcatggATAACAGGAGGGGTTGAGGTGGGAAGGAGCGTTATGTTTACATATCTTCAAGGAGATTAGAAATCTGCAGCCCTGCCAAGGCAACACGGGGAAAGCCAATTCAGATACAGAATGTCTTAGGTTGGGTAGATTATAAATTTCAATCTTCCCTAAAGTCTCTCCGATACATCTCAGTTCCCAATTATCTAAATTAGTTTGGTTGTTCCACTGATCCAAAACTAGCAACTTCTCCAAGATGGATTCCTTTCCATTAGTGAGTTTTAGAGTCCTCAGCTGGGCTGCGAGTCTCAGCAAGACTCACATCCAACTTGCTTCTCTGTCCACACCAACAGTCTGAATATTCACTAGTTCGGCCAAGAATATCACAAATTTGTCAATAAGCCAGGAATCTGCAAACGgcagaaatcctgttttcatgaataaatccagGGTGAATCCCTGCAGGACAAGAGGGCTCTCCTGTGCCCAGACTTCTCATCGAGAAAATTTGATCAGTTGCATTGAGAGACCAGTTAACCAGATCCATAATTTGTAGATTCGGAGGATGTGCAAAGAAAGTCTCCAAAAATATAGATAAGGACAGGACAAAAACAGAGCGAGCCGGGCAGGGagggagcagaggaaaaaagcGTCCGAGAACAAGAGAGGAAAACTTGCATCTCTGTCCACATCAACAGTCTGTATCGACATAATAGCCGTCTGTATCGTAACATTAATAGTTGTATAATTCCACCTGAAGGCTCCATGGCTACATTCAACATTAATGTTGGAATTCCTCAGTGTCTCCCATTTCCACATATCTTTTTAATTCAGTTGCAAAAATATTAGCAATCTATCTAAAACATTGTGCAGACATTGagaaattagacatttttggTACAGAATTAATCTTTAGCCCGTTAATATGACATCACCGTTTTCTTGAAACAAGCAGATTCCAGCTGTTattgataaaattaaacttttttcagaGGCTCCAGGACTaatgctaaatttaaaaaatgtgagctTATAGCCATTCATGACACCAACCTAAAAGAAATATCTAGTATTCcaattaaatctgaaattaaatacTTGGGAACTGTTATAACCAAAAACCAAGAGCCAACCGTAACTATTGAAAACAAGATTAAAGAAGATAAATTCAACCTCAACTCATGGCTCCAATGAGACGTTTCTATTTTAGGACTAATTTACTTatcaaaaatggaaagtttGTCGAGATTAATTTATTCAACCTGTAGCACTGCTGtcctaaataatttaaaactattaaccaaatgaacatgaactttaTTTGGAGAAACAGGCCACACCACCTAAGGAAAGGTCATAGGTCAAAGAAATCAAAGATGGCGGTCTGAAAGTAATTGACTTTGAATGTTTTAACGGAACCTGAAGATTAATTGGTTGAAATCCTGGATTAATAATTCTGTTATTTTGGTATTGTGTCCCCAATTATATATTTAACACAATAAATGGTCTAGAACTTCTAGCTGATTTCAATAaacataaatgatttattaaactaTCAGAGTTCCATAAAAAGTGTTACTATACTGGAAAATGCTACTAACTACTGGCCACACTGCTCTATCATATGGAATAACAGATTCATACTACATCACAATAAATCCTTATTTTAcacagattggatggagaataTTTGGTCTATTAAACAATCAATGGATACTAATGGTTACatgttaaactaaaaataattctgtgcaaaatataaattcttTCCCCCAAAAGCTGAATTTACCAGATTGTTTAATGCCTTaccaaaacaatttattaatcagattaaaaatataataacataTCATCCGATGACTCCAGAATTACCCAGtgtatctattttttattttatctatttgttttttttatcgccccacaaggggtctttttgtggctctagtgtctctttttcaaagtaggctggcaggaaagggggaagacatgcggtaaacgtcgtcgggtccaggagtcgaacccgtgacagCCGAGGCGAGgccacgttgcctctgaatgtgggtccccctaacccctccgccaccacggcacgcccccagTGTATCTATTAATGGAATATCATTCACTGATCCAAAATTCAATAACGACACATTTAGAAACTGTCTAAAAGAAACTTTATTCactgggaaaataaataaaagtaacattctttgcaaatttgaaaaacctttgcatCAATTGAAAGGTTAAGAACTCTACAACTCTAAAAGTAAAGAagctaaaatgttaaatgttgtttACTGCTCCAAAGAGCTGCTAATAATTTTCTTCAATATCGATAACAATAAATGCTCATTCTGTGAAAGTGATGTAGAAGCGATAGACCATGTCTTCTATGAATGCCAAAATATACCAGAATAACTCAAAAATATTCTGGAATTGCTTTGAAAGGTTCATCAAACTGAAAATTGCACTTCCTGAATCTATTTCTAGAGATATGGCAACTTTTGGAGtgttattgaaaaacaaaacaatagaactctgttgtaatattttgtctggcaaaatactttattcataaACAAAGAGTGCTGAGATCATCtgcagtttttaacattttttaatctgaattcCAGTTATATTTGAAATCTCTGAAATGTATTGAATCATATGAATACCTGACAGAATTATTAATGGAATTTCCCACCAATGCATGTTAATCCTAAAATATTAATCCCTTTGTTGctattttagttattattttattgatttatttttttctttatcaatgTTACTGTTGTACACTCATTTCTAAATCTGTCTCTCTATGCCCTCTccagtttaaataaagtttatttaaaaaaaagagaatgacTTCAATGGCGGAAATACGTCAGAAACACGTGATCGCGGAAGTGCTTCCTCTTCCTTCCGCTGTAGCGCATTACTCTCATATAAATTCCATTTGTTTCGGGATAAATCTCCACATGAGtcgtttttaaaaactgttgagccccaataacagatttttctgctaacatcagcttcattttttttcaatcaggTTAAAATGCCGACCGAAGGAGCCGATCGCACCACTCCaggcctgcagggggcgctgtgaAACAGCTCCGGATCACGCTGCGCTTCCTGTCACCTCAGTTGTTAGCACATGTTCAGGAGGAGCAGCGTGAGGAGCTTCGGAGCCGAGTGAACCTCTGGATAAACTGGTGAGATGACAGAAAGCAAAGCGGAGTCCGCTTCGCAGCGGCCCAGAGAGCTGCTGGCGCTGAACCCGGAGCTGGAGGTCGAGTTCAAGAAGAAGGTCCAagaggtgaagaagaagaaccgCGGCGGGAAGGTGAGCACAAGTCGGTTCTGGTGTTCCTCATGGGGGATTCAGGCTCGGAACCGGAGAGGCAGAGAACTGATTAAACCAAGAACCTCAGGTTTGGTCCAAAACATCTCGCTGGACTGGATCTAGGACTGCAGaaccattcaataaattaggttAACAAATTAAATCGTTTCAGGTACTTTATCACTTATTGCATTATATAGGTTAATTTCACACAGACGGGAGTTTTCCACCCTTTATCTCTGCTATGATTTTCCGGTTAcagttgatttaaataaaaagacgGGGTTAGGGTTATCTGTAGAACATCTGTAGAACCATGGGCGGCCCTAGAAGGGGGCCAGCAGGGGCCCAGTTACCGGAGAGCTAAATCAATTTCTCATGATGACATGACCTGGCAGGATCCTaagaacaaattttatttttactttcacagTTTTACTGTAAGAATCCAAATTGAAGCTGTTGCTCTTTGAGTCAAGCAGAAAGTCAGTGGGGGATCAGCAGGTTAGCAAACTTCCTTCAGGCTGATTGCAGCAGCTTGGATGAAACCAACatgtgttttagtttaaaacGACTTGCGTGTGTCctatgacatcacttcctgttggttTCTTTGTTCTCCAGGGGAGCCGTGTAACTCCAGGTGTGGTGTATGTCGGCCATCTTCCTCTGGGGCTGTTCGAGCCGCAGCTCCGGTCCTACTTTGAGCAGTTCGGGACGGTCCTGCGCCTGCGGCTGTCCAGGAGcaaaaaggtcagaaaacaaGAACGGCTCAGTGGGACTGGACCCAGAGGGACACGGCTGGGTGTCTCCGAGGACCCGGACCTCTGCTGATTATCGGCCCTGACTGAAAATGGTCTGAGGTTCTGACTCTGGTTTTGACCGGGTCCTGAGGTCCAGTATCCTGGCCAACATGATTCTAGTGCATTGACCTTACTGGCCGTTTTGCCCGTGGTCCAATAGAACCACCAGAACCTCCTGATCTGGACCCGATCTGGACCAGCTGAgccactttgaaatgccttgttgctgaaacgtgctatacaaatcaaatttgattgattttaaataaagagtGTTAAATAGTAGTAGCCATTGCTATGGTTACCTGTAGCAGCCTGTTGTGGTTACCGTAGCAACAGGGAGTGATGATGTCATCTCTGCTGCAGACCGGCGGCAGCAAAGGTTTCGCCTTCATCGAGTTCGAGAGCGGCGAGGTGGCGAAGATCGTCGCGGAAACCATGAACAACTACCTGATGGGGGAAAGGCTCATCAAGTGTGAGTAGAACCTCCAGAACCGGGCTCggtttctggttttgtttctgatcTGGATTCCTCCACATTTCCAGGTGAGGTTCTGCCTCCAGAGAAGGTCCACGAGAAGCTGTTCGTCGGGTCCCAGAGGATGTTCCGCAGGCCGGCCCAGCCCGCCGTGACCCGGTACAACCGGTCCCGCTCGACGGAGCAGCTGGAGGCCATGACCCGCCGCCTGCTGAGGAAGGAGTCGCAGCTGCGCAGGAAGCTGGCCCGGCAGGGGGTCCAGTATGACTTCCCCGGATTTGTAAGTGAtctcagaaccgggtcagaacccgGGTCTGTTGACTCCAGATCAGTGGGCCTATGGTTCTTTCCCTGGTTTTGATGCAACGCTCTCATGGAACCAGTTATTTCTGAGGATCTGGTTCTTACCGGTTCTTCCTGTTCTGGTCCAGGCGGCCCAGAAGAAGACGACCTCCGCCGTCCTGGACGCTTCGTCCTGCAGCGATGTAAGTCCACCCGCCGGTTCTGGACACGCCGGTCCTCTGGCCCGTACTGAAAATGGCCCGGCGCCGGTCCGTGGCTTCGGGTCAGATAACCGGGCCCACACGAAGGCGGGGCGTAAAGCTGATTGGCCGCCTGCCTGTGGTGGCGCCATGAAACCCACGCCCCCACATGACTAGTTACCATGACGACACAGATGATCAATGTGATTGATGTGCATTGATAGTTTatatatttggtaaaatgtttctgGCTTGTTTAGTTggtctttatgtttttatgatgttaaTCTCTTTGATCTTCCTCGTTGCTGGTTCTGATCAGCCtgactcttcctcctcctcttcctcagcagaCCACGCCCGTCTGTACGCCGTCCTTCCTGGAGAGGAGGAAGTCCACGGTCGTCCTGGACGACGAGGAGGACAGCGAGATCATCCTGAAGATGccggaggaagaggaagacgatgatgatgatgatgactgcAACatggaggaagatgaggaagaggaggactcTGACAGCTCTGAGGACAAAGAGGAGGCCCAGTGAAGGGTTTCAGTATTTAAGGTGGACTGGGACAGTTTCTACCTCCAGACTGGAGCCAGAGCGACCCGATTGGTCCAACAGAACCGGGCTGGTCCAGGATggctctgcttcctgctttattattgttattgctaTGATTAGGGAATATTCTCCATTAGAGAATATTCCCTAATATTGCAGCAGAGAAGCGGACCAGCCAGGGAAAACGTGGGCTGTGCCACATGACCAATCACGGACCGcatgacccccccccccccccccgctggTCAGCTGGTCATCCAGTGGATCAGTCAGAACCTTCTGGGCCGTCTCAGTCATGATGCTGGTCCGATGAACCCAGACGATGTTTTCAGACCTATGAGCTCCGATCTGCTGCAGTGCTAAAACCTGCGCTAATACCGGCGCTAACATCGGTGCTAGCATTAGTGCTAAAAGTGGCGCTAACAGCAGTTTCATGGTTAAGGCGTTAGGATCTGCAGCTGGGCGTTGTTCTGCCGTGTTACGGGTTTTAGCGGGACAGAACCagagaatgaaacaaaaacagggaaatatttcagtttaataaaatattcaaagctgCAGCGATCAGATCCCTGATCGACCAAATGGATCCTCTCAGTACGGCTCGAGCTTCATTATTAATTcattgttaaagtaaaactataaaagaataaaactgtttctgtgCCAGTTCATAACATCGTAAGGAATTGATTTCATATTGTCTCCTGGGTAACTGGGCCACTGCTGGATCCCAGGCAGTGGCCCAGAAGAGGTGGTTCTTCTGGTACAGAGGGATGCAGCAGCGTTagagctctttaaaaaaaaacgaacaaatgTTTAACCTTCAGGCATACATTGACTTAAATTagtttcctgtctttttttcttataaataaatgttgttgcaaATATGCGTAAATATTGTGCATTTCTTCTAAAGTTTCtgtgtttacttttttctgGAAACCGAATCAAAGCCACAATCGGGGCCCATAAATCTGGTTCTGACTGAACCACACATGCGCAGTCCAGCCCTGGCCGCAAGGTGTCGCCAGAGATCGAGCGGCCGCTTCTCCATGCGACAGTTTTCCAAGTGCCAACATCATCTCTGGATGGACTGCGCATGCGCACGACGATCCCCATTCTTGTCCTTCAGGCAGCATTCCTGCTGGAGAGTGTTGATAGAAAGGCAGAAAGAGGAGCGGTTTGAGGCCGCGGACTGAAGCTTTCTCCCCGGAGCGGAGAGCGGGCGGCCCGGAGAGTCTGCGGCGGGAAATGGTGAGTGTTAACTCGAATGATGAAGCTGCTCCTCTTCGGCCCTCCCGCCcccagttttcttttgttgctgcGAACTGACGTTTCATTCAAAGGTAGCTAGCTGTAGCTGGGTCCGCTGGTTACTGCCAGGCTTCACGGAGGGAAGGCGGCCGCAGAGGCTGAAAAGAGAGGCGGGAGGTTCCACGGAGGCTCCCGGAGCGGACCGAGGGCTACCTGCGGTCCGCTGGAGGCGTGGAGACGGGGAGGCTGCGGCTAACTGGAGCAGAGCTAAGCTAGGGAGGGGGGAGGTCTGGTGCACCAGGATGGAGATCCAGACAGCATCATGTGACACTGCAGCTTTATCTAGCCAGAACCAGAAACTGGTGCTGTCTGCTGCCCTGGGGCTTCCAGGTGAGATTAGCTCCATACCAGGGTGGAAAGACATCAGCAGCGGCTGCCAAACCCTGAGACCCTCCACCAGGTAAACCCTGAGCTCCCCCCCCCAAGTTCCTCTTGTcagaactggatcagaaccacagaAATGGATTCTTGCTGCACATGTTGTGGTGTGCTGGGGGCTCACTGAGGCAAAGCTGATCAGGGTGCAGACGTTTTTTAggggaaagttgagtggaaggaagaaatgCTAGAACAAGTAGCAAAAGCAACAGTAGGGATTGACACATTCTTTTAGCCATGTTTGTCATGCTAATTATAAGCAAGCTTTTGAAATCTTGCATTAAATGCGTATTAGGCTCCTGGTTTGGAGCGAATCAGCCAGGCTACACAGAGCGTGATGTCATCAGAAACTGACGTTACACATGGTTGtagtaaacaggaagtagaggtttCTAGCTAGCATGGAGCAGAGAGAGTCCTGCTCTCTTGGAGGTCTGACGCTTGGTTCATCTGGTAAGGCTCAGATCCACCAGTGGGTGGCATTGTTCTCTATGTCAGAGCTTAGCTAgcatgtttctgtctctttagcGCATTAGCATATTTTATACACAGCTATAAACCGCCCAAAGTGAACTTATAAACCTTTTGATCAAAAtcacaaagttatttttcaaaaatcgCGTAAAGAACGGTGGAAACACAGCTGGCGTTAGCGGAGTCACCGGCTGCTCTCCTCCGTGCAGCGCCGCGCTAGTGATGAAGGACCCAGACCCGGTACCGGATCCGCTCTGTGTTTCTCggttaaaatgctttttattgatctgatgtGAATAAAAGAGCCGCAGCTCAGAATGTCTCTGGAAGTGCAATGATTTTTTAGCTGGGTAAAAATGTCTCCCTTCATAACTCTAACCGACCCGAACCCGGCCCGGTGCCAGGTCTCCAGTAACTCTCTAACCGACCCGAACCCGGCCCGGTGCCAGGTCTCCAGTAACTCTCTAACCGACCCGAACCCGGCCCGGTGCCGGGTCCCCGGTCCCGGTCTGACTGGTCCTTCTCTCTTCCCTCCAGGAAAACGCTGGACAGTGGCAGGACGAAGACATGGATCCTTGATCCAGCGACCCAACCCAACCTGCTTCCCGACCCCCGCCGGAACCAGCCGCCCCTCAGCTGCTGTCCACACATGCTGCATTGCTGCCGCTCCCAGGCCCCCGCTGCGTCCGTCCCTCTAGAGTGAGCCAGTGGCTGTTCCTCGGGTCCGTGACCCGGTCTGGTCGGAACCGGCGCGCCGATGGAGCCCAGCGTGGAGAGCTGCTTGGCGCAGGTCCTGCAGAAGGACGTGGGCCGGCGGCTGCAGGTGGGACAGGAAGTCATTGACTACATCCTGGACAGGAACAAGTCCCCCGAACTGGAGCAGGACCAGACGGCGCTGGACAAGATGGTGGACGCCATCGCCAGCTCCTGGGTCAACTCCAGCAACTTCAAGGTAAACGCAGCTGGAGCGCGGCGGGGGAGGGGTGATGCTGTGGGGCGAGGACATGGAGCCTCCATCCAGTGTCCTGACACGACCCGGTGGTACTACCGCTGTCGATCCGTTCAGTCAGATCATGATGAATGCAGCCTGACCTCTGTGACCTCTGGCAACTTGTTGCTGTGGAAACAGAGCAGAAATCCTTTACATTACCTAATCGGCTCCGGGGAAGGATTTTGATTGGAAAAGCGATCAGTTTGTCACATTATCAATCACATCGTTCTGCTTTGCTGTTCTCACTGCTGGAGACCAAACCTggtcaccatgacaaccagTAGATAAACTTCCTGTCACACCATGACTAACATGGCTGCCGCTACAGCCGCTCTGGGGGAAGCATGGCGGAGGATCTGTCATGCTGTGGGTCTCTGCCAAATAATTTAGTCTTTGGATGAATGAAGTTGAATGAGCTTCTGCTTGTCTTGTGTCGTCAGTGTGAACATTTCACGACTGACGGTGGTGGATGTCGCCTCGTGGCGCCACTTCCACAGGAAGTGAACGTTTCTAaacgtttaaaacaaaatggcttcctttAAACCGTCCTGTAGGTAAAACCCTGGAGAGCTGCgaatcttcagacatgtttggtttgagacaatgAAGCATGTTTATGCTAACAGTGGCTGTAAGCGCAGCTGCCCAGGGCGGCAGCAGAAGGGGTGGGGCATAAACTGTCCTCTGAACAGGTTGactgcttcctgctgcagaaaacCCAGATGGTTGCTTGCATGTGATTGGCTGGAGTGCAGcaggaggcggggcttgtcTTCATTTCTGCTGGAACCAGAACGGCTGGCAGCGATCCATCCTGATTACTCTGAGCCACACAGagtaatctgattacatttACTAATCTGTTGGCAGCACCAGTGGGGGAGCACCATGATGGAGCCAACTGGGTTCTACTAGGTTCTACTGATTTTCTTGAAGCAGACAACTGGCCAGCTGAATTAATCCTCAGGAAACTGaagcaggttctggttctggttcaccTTGCTGTGCGGCTCCCAGTCTTCCCAGTACACCAGCAGCTATAAAGCCGAACTAACTAGCGGCTGGATCCAGTAGATCCAGTCTGCGCACTGTTTTCACTGGTCTCTCTGGTCTCCCAGTCAGCCAATCACAGTGCAGGCAGCagtaagccccgccccctgcgCTCCAAAGCCCTCAGGCGAAGCGTCGGCCTCTCTGATCGGGTCGGAACCTGTTAGAGCCGCCGCCTGGAAGGTAAAACATCCTGTCATGGCAGCTTATTATGTTGCTATAGCAAcagctgttgctgctgcagcaaccAGCCGAGCAACTTCTCAGTCAGGATGAGCCAAAATgacaccacagaagaagaatgcTGGGAACGTCTGAATCAGCTCCACAGGAACGTGGCTTTGCTGTCCAACTGTCCTTTCGACCAAATGTCCTCCTGTCCTtctgtcctcctgtctgtctctgcagaGCTGCCTGACCTCAAGGTTTCCTGATGCTATGGAAACAAAAGCCGAACTGTAACCTCCCTGTTACTTGGTCTCTTTTTGACACTAACGACGATAAACACGGataatatacttgaaaataaacagaaactaaggtaaaaaacattgtctgttagaatgaattaaaatgcttagatactttttaaatgtaaaaaaaaaattacaataaaaatatccgagaatattgcctactagcataagctaaagctaatgttagaaacaaagtttaaagaaagtaaaactcaccttgtTTCTGTGAacgtataacgaggcgaacatcttaaaacttttctccagcttatAGTCGGGGCTTCGGgtcgatgttcatcattaattgttaccttggacaagccctgcaaacacccagtggaAAGAGACTTTTTCACCGGACTGGAAACGAccgagccgcttttccccgaacgtTTTAGGCTGACCTGCAAAGAGTCTGTTGACACCAGGTGTCTGTGTGGACAGCAGTGCATGctgggagcagcagcagcagggtgaAGACAAGCCGCCTTCCTCAGCGCGGCGTCTCGTCACGCTGCTCTGCTGCTGAGGTTCAGCTGACTCTCCAAAACCCGGTTTGGTTCCGGTTTCTGTTTTTAGTGCTCACCCTTAGGCGAGCGGGCCTCGGAGCGGCCCAGCTGGCGTCACGGCCCGTCCCGTGGTTCCCCTCTGACGGGCCGTGTCTCTGCCTGTAGGACACAGCGGAGACACTCTGCCTCTGTTAGAGCGGTTTCTGATTCGatcgggttctggttctggtctttGGAGGGAGGACTGCTCCAGAAACCAGAATGAACCAGTCTTTGCTCAGAGGCGTCCGTCGCTCAGGCTGCTGCAGAGTTCACTCTGACGTTTCATTTTGGACCTGGTTCTGGACCCGGCACAGGAACCGGTTCTGGGCTCGGCCTGGTTCTGAAGCTTTTCCTCTGATCTCTGtctctaaccctaaccctaacccaacaCCCTTAGATGTTGCAGCAGCCATGTTGAATCTGATATTTTATGAGGTTTATTTTCCGTCA
This genomic window contains:
- the nifk gene encoding MKI67 FHA domain-interacting nucleolar phosphoprotein isoform X1 — translated: MTESKAESASQRPRELLALNPELEVEFKKKVQEVKKKNRGGKGSRVTPGVVYVGHLPLGLFEPQLRSYFEQFGTVLRLRLSRSKKTGGSKGFAFIEFESGEVAKIVAETMNNYLMGERLIKCEVLPPEKVHEKLFVGSQRMFRRPAQPAVTRYNRSRSTEQLEAMTRRLLRKESQLRRKLARQGVQYDFPGFAAQKKTTSAVLDASSCSDQTTPVCTPSFLERRKSTVVLDDEEDSEIILKMPEEEEDDDDDDDCNMEEDEEEEDSDSSEDKEEAQ
- the nifk gene encoding MKI67 FHA domain-interacting nucleolar phosphoprotein isoform X2, whose translation is MTESKAESASQRPRELLALNPELEVEFKKKVQEVKKKNRGGKGSRVTPGVVYVGHLPLGLFEPQLRSYFEQFGTVLRLRLSRSKKTGGSKGFAFIEFESGEVAKIVAETMNNYLMGERLIKCEVLPPEKVHEKLFVGSQRMFRRPAQPAVTRYNRSRSTEQLEAMTRRLLRKESQLRRKLARQGVQYDFPGFAAQKKTTSAVLDASSCSDTTPVCTPSFLERRKSTVVLDDEEDSEIILKMPEEEEDDDDDDDCNMEEDEEEEDSDSSEDKEEAQ